In Streptomyces hawaiiensis, one genomic interval encodes:
- a CDS encoding crotonase/enoyl-CoA hydratase family protein, which produces MGGTEHLTVQREGATLVLTLNRPQARNALSLPMLVGLHDGWLEADADDSVRSIVLTGAGGSFCSGMDLKALAGNGMAGEEYRDRLKADPDLHWKAMLRHHRPRKPVIAAVEGYCVAGGTEMLQGTDIRVAAESATFGLFEVKRGLFPIGGSTVRLPRQIPRTHALEMLLTGRPYSAREAAAIGLVGHVVPDGTALTKALEIAERINSCGPLAVEAVKASVYETAEMTESDGLAAELTRGWPVFDTADAKEGARAFAEKRPPVYRRA; this is translated from the coding sequence ATGGGTGGGACGGAACACCTCACCGTGCAGCGCGAAGGCGCCACACTGGTGCTCACGCTCAACAGGCCGCAGGCCAGGAACGCGCTCTCACTGCCGATGCTCGTCGGCCTCCACGACGGCTGGCTCGAGGCGGATGCGGACGACTCGGTGCGCTCGATCGTCCTCACCGGCGCGGGCGGCTCGTTCTGCTCCGGAATGGACCTCAAGGCCCTCGCCGGGAACGGCATGGCCGGAGAGGAGTACCGCGACCGGCTCAAGGCCGACCCCGACCTGCACTGGAAGGCGATGCTGCGCCATCACCGCCCGCGCAAGCCGGTGATCGCCGCCGTCGAGGGGTACTGCGTCGCGGGCGGCACCGAGATGCTCCAGGGCACCGACATCCGCGTCGCCGCCGAGTCCGCGACCTTCGGCCTGTTCGAGGTGAAGCGCGGCCTGTTCCCCATCGGCGGCTCCACGGTCCGGCTGCCACGCCAGATCCCGCGCACCCACGCCCTGGAGATGCTCCTCACCGGCCGCCCCTACAGCGCCCGCGAGGCCGCCGCCATCGGCCTGGTCGGCCACGTCGTCCCCGACGGCACCGCCCTCACCAAGGCGCTGGAGATCGCCGAACGGATCAACTCCTGCGGCCCGCTGGCCGTCGAGGCCGTCAAGGCCTCCGTCTACGAGACCGCCGAGATGACCGAGTCCGACGGCCTCGCCGCCGAACTCACCCGCGGCTGGCCGGTCTTCGACACCGCCGACGCCAAGGAGGGCGCCCGCGCCTTCGCGGAGAAGCGACCGCCCGTCTACAGGCGCGCGTAG
- a CDS encoding Zn-ribbon domain-containing OB-fold protein produces the protein MTAVLKAPLVVEFPFTRSLGPVQSAFLTGLRERVVLGVRTGDGRTLVPPVEYDPVTAEELRELVEVAPTGTVTTWAWNPAPRRGQPLTTPFAWVLVRLDGADTALLHALDAPGPAAVHTGMPVRIRWAAERTGAITDIACFEPYDGNRAVPTGHPGEFEDPVTGIVAAARLDYTYSPGRAQTAYINALSGRRTVGERCPSCRKVYVPPRGACPTCGVATSEQVEVGPRGTVTTFCIVNIKAKNLDIEVPYVYAHIALDGADLALHGRIGGIPYDEVRMGLRVEPVWTEGARYPDHYRPTGEPDAYYDTYKELL, from the coding sequence ATGACCGCAGTTCTCAAGGCGCCGCTTGTCGTCGAATTTCCCTTCACCCGCTCCCTGGGCCCCGTCCAGAGCGCGTTCCTGACCGGCCTGCGCGAACGTGTCGTGCTCGGCGTACGCACCGGAGACGGCCGCACCCTCGTCCCGCCCGTCGAGTACGACCCCGTCACCGCCGAGGAACTCCGCGAGCTGGTCGAGGTCGCCCCCACCGGCACGGTCACCACTTGGGCCTGGAACCCGGCCCCACGCCGCGGCCAGCCCCTCACCACACCCTTCGCCTGGGTCCTGGTCCGCCTCGACGGAGCCGACACCGCCCTCCTCCACGCCCTCGACGCTCCCGGCCCCGCCGCCGTGCACACCGGAATGCCCGTCCGCATCCGCTGGGCCGCAGAACGCACCGGCGCCATCACGGACATCGCCTGCTTCGAGCCCTACGACGGCAACCGAGCCGTACCGACAGGACACCCGGGCGAGTTCGAGGACCCCGTCACCGGCATCGTCGCCGCCGCCCGCCTCGACTACACCTACTCGCCCGGCCGCGCCCAGACCGCCTACATCAACGCCCTCTCCGGCCGGCGGACCGTCGGCGAACGCTGCCCGTCCTGCCGCAAGGTCTACGTCCCCCCGAGGGGGGCGTGCCCCACATGTGGCGTCGCCACATCCGAGCAGGTCGAGGTGGGTCCCCGCGGCACAGTCACCACGTTCTGCATCGTCAACATCAAAGCGAAGAACCTCGACATCGAGGTGCCGTACGTCTACGCCCACATCGCCCTCGACGGCGCCGACCTCGCGCTGCACGGCCGGATCGGCGGCATCCCGTACGACGAGGTCCGCATGGGCCTGCGCGTCGAACCCGTGTGGACCGAGGGCGCCCGCTACCCCGACCACTACCGGCCCACCGGCGAACCCGACGCGTACTACGACACCTACAAGGAGCTGCTGTGA
- a CDS encoding thiolase domain-containing protein, whose protein sequence is MSKEPVAVVGIGQTKHVAARRDVSLAGLTREAARRALQDAELTWADIDAVVIGKAPDFFEGVMMPELYLADALGAVGKPMLRVHTAGSVGGSTALVAANLVAARVHGTVLTLAFEKQSESNAMWGLSLPIPFQQPLLAGAGGFFAPHIRAYMRRSGAPETIGALVAHKDRRNALKNPYAHLHEHDITLDKVMASPMLWDPIRYSETCPSSDGACAMILTDRVGAARAPRPPAWMLGGAMRSEPTLFAGKDFVSPKAGQDCAADVYRQAGITDPRREIDGAEIYVPFSWYEPMWLENLGFAGDGEGWKLTEAGVTELDGDLPVNMSGGVLSANPIGASGMIRFAEAALQVRGQAGEHQVDGARRVLGHAYGGGSQFFSMWLVGDRPPDS, encoded by the coding sequence ATGAGCAAGGAGCCCGTGGCCGTCGTCGGCATCGGCCAGACCAAGCACGTCGCGGCACGCCGGGACGTGTCCCTCGCGGGACTGACCCGGGAAGCGGCCCGGCGAGCGCTCCAGGACGCCGAGTTGACCTGGGCCGACATCGACGCCGTCGTGATCGGCAAGGCGCCCGACTTCTTCGAGGGCGTCATGATGCCGGAGCTCTACCTCGCCGACGCCCTCGGCGCCGTCGGCAAACCCATGCTCCGCGTGCACACCGCCGGCTCCGTCGGCGGCTCCACCGCGCTCGTCGCGGCGAACCTCGTCGCGGCCCGCGTCCACGGCACGGTCCTCACCCTCGCCTTCGAGAAACAGTCCGAGTCGAACGCCATGTGGGGCCTGTCCCTGCCCATCCCCTTCCAGCAGCCCCTGCTGGCCGGGGCCGGCGGGTTCTTCGCGCCGCACATCCGCGCGTACATGCGCCGCAGTGGCGCGCCCGAGACGATCGGCGCCCTCGTCGCACACAAGGACCGCCGCAACGCGCTCAAGAACCCTTACGCCCATCTGCACGAGCACGACATCACCCTCGACAAGGTCATGGCCTCGCCCATGCTGTGGGACCCGATCCGCTACTCGGAGACCTGCCCCTCCTCCGACGGCGCCTGCGCCATGATCCTCACCGACCGCGTGGGGGCGGCTCGGGCGCCACGGCCGCCCGCCTGGATGCTCGGCGGCGCGATGCGCAGCGAACCGACCCTCTTCGCCGGCAAGGACTTCGTCTCCCCGAAGGCCGGGCAGGACTGCGCCGCCGACGTCTACCGGCAGGCCGGGATCACCGACCCCCGCCGCGAGATCGACGGCGCCGAGATCTACGTGCCGTTCTCCTGGTACGAGCCCATGTGGCTGGAGAACCTCGGCTTCGCCGGCGACGGCGAGGGCTGGAAACTCACCGAGGCGGGCGTGACCGAACTGGACGGGGACCTGCCCGTCAACATGTCGGGCGGCGTGCTGTCCGCCAACCCCATCGGCGCCTCCGGCATGATCCGCTTCGCGGAAGCGGCGCTCCAGGTGCGCGGGCAGGCCGGGGAACACCAGGTGGACGGGGCTCGCAGGGTGCTCGGCCACGCCTACGGCGGCGGATCGCAGTTCTTCTCCATGTGGCTCGTGGGCGACCGGCCCCCGGACTCCTGA
- a CDS encoding acyl-CoA synthetase, with the protein MEYNLADLFESVVDVVPGREALVYADHPGTGAERRLTYAELDAAADRVGHHLLDSGIRPGEHLGLHLYNGVEYLQTVLGCLKARIVPVNVNYRYVEEELVYLYRDADLAALVFDAEFTDRVAAARPRAGKLRHLIRVGAAAPGAAEVPCVEFAQVEAAGSPERGFPARSADDQFIIYTGGTTGMPKGVMWRQEDLFFAGLGGGAPTGEPVKKPEELAERVAAGGAGITFFPTAPLMHGTSTLTAFIGFNFGQRVLIHRKFVPEEVLRTVEKERVSSISLVGDAMLRPLIDALSGPLRHIDRSSLFSVSSSGAILSDTVRRQFRELVPNAMLLNNFGSSESGFNGTATEDSGPERGFRVRVNARTQVVDPATYAPVAVGEVGRVAQCGHVPLGYYNDPAKTAGTFFERDGERWVLLGDMATVDEEGVVTVLGRGSQCINTGGEKVYPEEVEQALKSHPDVYDALVAGVPDPRWGHHVAAVVQLREGAARPSLQDIRTHCRDRLAGYKIPRRLVITESIQRSPSGKADYRWAREVAVAADG; encoded by the coding sequence GTGGAGTACAACCTTGCCGACCTGTTCGAGTCGGTCGTCGACGTCGTCCCCGGCCGTGAGGCGCTGGTGTACGCCGACCATCCCGGCACGGGCGCGGAGCGCCGCCTGACGTACGCGGAGCTCGACGCGGCGGCCGACCGCGTCGGCCACCACCTGCTCGACAGCGGGATACGCCCCGGGGAGCACCTCGGGCTCCACCTCTACAACGGCGTGGAGTACCTGCAGACGGTGCTGGGCTGCCTGAAGGCTCGGATCGTTCCCGTCAACGTCAACTACCGGTATGTGGAAGAGGAGTTGGTGTACCTCTACCGGGACGCGGATCTGGCCGCGCTGGTCTTCGACGCCGAGTTCACGGACCGGGTGGCGGCGGCGCGGCCCCGGGCCGGGAAGCTGCGGCATCTTATCCGGGTGGGCGCTGCGGCGCCGGGAGCCGCAGAGGTGCCCTGTGTGGAGTTCGCCCAGGTGGAGGCCGCCGGGTCGCCCGAGCGCGGTTTCCCGGCCCGGTCGGCCGATGACCAGTTCATCATCTACACCGGTGGCACGACCGGGATGCCCAAGGGCGTGATGTGGCGGCAGGAGGATCTGTTCTTCGCGGGCCTCGGCGGCGGCGCCCCGACCGGGGAGCCGGTGAAGAAGCCGGAGGAGCTCGCCGAGCGGGTCGCGGCGGGCGGTGCGGGGATCACGTTCTTCCCGACGGCTCCGCTGATGCACGGCACCTCCACCCTCACGGCGTTCATCGGCTTCAACTTCGGGCAGCGGGTACTGATCCACCGCAAGTTCGTGCCCGAGGAGGTGCTGCGGACCGTGGAGAAGGAGAGGGTCAGCAGCATCTCGCTGGTGGGGGATGCGATGCTGCGGCCGCTGATCGACGCGCTGAGCGGTCCGCTGCGGCACATCGACCGCTCGTCGCTGTTCAGCGTGTCGTCGTCCGGCGCGATCTTGTCCGACACGGTGCGCCGGCAGTTCCGGGAGCTGGTGCCGAACGCCATGCTGCTGAACAACTTCGGCTCGTCGGAGTCGGGCTTCAACGGGACGGCGACCGAGGACTCGGGACCGGAGCGGGGCTTTCGGGTGCGGGTCAACGCCCGTACCCAGGTGGTCGACCCGGCCACGTACGCGCCGGTGGCGGTCGGTGAGGTGGGCCGGGTCGCCCAGTGCGGACATGTGCCGCTCGGCTACTACAACGACCCGGCCAAAACCGCGGGGACCTTCTTCGAGAGGGACGGCGAGCGGTGGGTGCTGCTCGGCGACATGGCCACCGTCGACGAGGAGGGCGTGGTCACCGTCCTGGGCCGGGGCTCGCAGTGCATCAACACCGGTGGCGAGAAGGTGTACCCGGAGGAGGTCGAGCAGGCCCTCAAGTCCCACCCGGACGTCTACGACGCGCTGGTGGCCGGGGTGCCGGACCCCCGCTGGGGCCACCATGTGGCGGCGGTGGTGCAACTGCGCGAGGGTGCTGCACGGCCGTCGCTTCAGGACATCCGGACGCACTGCCGTGACCGGCTCGCCGGCTACAAGATCCCGCGCCGGCTGGTGATCACCGAGTCGATCCAGCGGTCGCCGAGCGGCAAGGCGGACTACCGGTGGGCGCGGGAGGTGGCGGTGGCGGCGGACGGGTGA
- a CDS encoding sulfatase, producing MSLFTRSRQLSDTTEGGAEPDDDTGTADPKGGTGTDAPEGATPAPETPSGRPPTAKPGWFGWRRRYPRTAQGISIGTTVLAGALVLFALLVPNRIERVEFASFVRIPAEGVLLAGLLLALPSRPRRVMAVVTGVFLGLVTVLKFVDMGFYQILARPFDLVLDWILIENGTDFLRETFGRTGQVLAVAGVIVLFVAVPVLTTLAVVRLTHLMVRNRPVAGRTVLVLGTAWITCMTLGVQIGTVPIATKGNAEFLGNRVEQVRAGLKDARVFEKQAAVDAFAKTPPDQLLTGLRGKDVLFTFIESYGRVAIDDPAMAPRIDAVLKEGTGSLKAAGFESRSGWLQSPVTGAGSWLAHSTFLSGLWIKNQQRYRNLTTSDRMTLTKYFGKTGAWRTVGIVPGVRRAWPEGKYFGLDHIYDSEHLGYHGPYFSWTPVPDQFSMEAFQRLEHGKKDREPIMAEIILASSHNPWSPIARMIDWNDLGDGSVFHRIKKEGTNPAEVWKDPEKVRTEYRRAIEYSIRSLTEWVERYGDEDTVLVFLGDHQPVPTVTAGDTGKDVPVTIVAHDKKVLDRVADWGWTDGLKPAENAPRWGMDKFRDRFMAAYGPRG from the coding sequence GTGTCGCTCTTCACTCGCTCCCGTCAGCTCTCGGACACGACCGAGGGCGGGGCGGAACCGGATGACGACACCGGTACGGCGGATCCGAAGGGCGGCACCGGCACGGACGCCCCCGAAGGCGCCACCCCGGCGCCGGAGACCCCTTCCGGGCGGCCGCCGACGGCGAAGCCCGGCTGGTTCGGGTGGCGGCGTCGCTACCCCCGTACGGCACAAGGCATCTCCATCGGCACAACGGTGCTGGCCGGTGCCCTCGTGCTGTTCGCGCTGCTCGTGCCGAACCGGATCGAGCGGGTCGAATTCGCGTCGTTCGTCCGCATCCCCGCCGAGGGCGTGCTGCTCGCCGGGTTGCTGCTCGCGCTGCCGTCGAGGCCCCGGCGGGTCATGGCGGTCGTCACGGGCGTGTTCCTGGGCCTGGTCACGGTCCTGAAGTTCGTCGACATGGGCTTCTACCAGATCCTGGCCCGGCCCTTCGACCTGGTCCTGGACTGGATACTGATCGAGAACGGCACGGACTTCCTGAGGGAGACGTTCGGCCGTACCGGCCAGGTGCTGGCCGTGGCCGGCGTGATCGTCCTGTTCGTCGCGGTGCCGGTCCTCACGACCCTCGCCGTGGTGCGGCTGACGCACCTGATGGTCCGCAACCGGCCCGTCGCCGGCCGTACGGTCCTGGTCCTCGGCACGGCGTGGATCACCTGCATGACGCTGGGCGTGCAGATCGGCACCGTTCCGATCGCCACCAAGGGCAACGCGGAGTTCCTGGGCAACCGGGTGGAGCAGGTCCGGGCGGGCCTGAAGGACGCCCGGGTCTTCGAGAAGCAGGCCGCCGTGGACGCCTTCGCGAAGACGCCGCCCGACCAGTTGCTCACGGGGCTGCGCGGCAAGGACGTCCTGTTCACGTTCATCGAGAGCTACGGCCGGGTCGCGATCGACGACCCGGCGATGGCGCCCCGGATCGACGCGGTGCTCAAGGAGGGCACCGGCTCGCTGAAGGCGGCCGGTTTCGAGTCGCGCAGCGGCTGGCTGCAGTCGCCGGTGACGGGAGCGGGCAGCTGGCTCGCCCACTCGACCTTCCTGTCCGGGCTGTGGATCAAGAACCAGCAGCGGTACCGCAATCTGACCACGAGCGATCGCATGACGCTGACGAAGTACTTCGGCAAGACGGGCGCCTGGCGGACCGTCGGCATCGTGCCGGGGGTGCGGCGGGCCTGGCCGGAGGGGAAGTACTTCGGCCTGGACCACATCTACGACTCCGAGCATCTCGGCTACCACGGCCCGTACTTCAGCTGGACGCCCGTGCCCGACCAGTTCAGCATGGAGGCCTTCCAGCGCCTGGAGCACGGCAAGAAGGACCGCGAGCCGATCATGGCGGAGATCATCCTGGCCTCCAGCCACAACCCCTGGTCGCCCATCGCGCGGATGATCGACTGGAACGACCTCGGCGACGGCTCGGTGTTCCACCGGATCAAGAAGGAGGGCACCAACCCCGCGGAGGTCTGGAAGGACCCGGAGAAGGTGCGCACCGAGTACCGGCGGGCCATCGAGTACTCGATCCGCAGCCTGACCGAGTGGGTCGAGCGCTACGGCGACGAGGACACGGTGCTGGTCTTCCTCGGCGACCACCAGCCGGTGCCGACCGTCACCGCCGGGGACACCGGCAAGGACGTGCCGGTGACGATCGTCGCCCACGACAAGAAGGTCCTGGACCGCGTCGCCGACTGGGGCTGGACGGACGGCCTCAAGCCGGCCGAGAACGCGCCCCGGTGGGGCATGGACAAGTTCCGCGACCGCTTCATGGCGGCGTACGGTCCGCGGGGCTGA
- a CDS encoding thiolase domain-containing protein, with amino-acid sequence MTSAPRGREIAVVAFAQTDHRRASDELSEVEMLMPVLHEVLDRTGLKTADIDFTCSGSSDYLAGRAFSFTLALDGVGAWPPISESHVEMDGAWALYEAWTKLLTGDADTALVYAYGKSSPGSVRDVLTRQLDPYYVAPLWPDSVALAALQAQALIDAGDTDEPALAAVASRNRAAATANPHAQLRGPVPQGDHLVHPLRTGDCPPIGDGAAAVILAAGDRARALCARPAWIRGIDHRIEAHGLGVRDLTDSPSTRLAAERAGAFERPVDTAELHAPFSAQEIVLRKALRLGDDVDVNPSGGALAANPIMAAGLIRIGEAAARVHRGQSDRALAHATSGPCLQQNLVAVLEGEAR; translated from the coding sequence GTGACGAGCGCACCGCGCGGCCGCGAGATCGCCGTCGTCGCCTTCGCCCAGACCGACCACCGGCGCGCCAGCGACGAGCTCTCCGAGGTGGAGATGCTGATGCCGGTGCTGCACGAGGTCCTGGACCGGACCGGCCTGAAGACCGCCGACATCGACTTCACCTGCTCCGGCTCCAGCGACTACCTCGCCGGCCGCGCCTTCTCCTTCACCCTCGCCCTCGACGGCGTCGGCGCCTGGCCCCCGATCTCCGAGTCGCACGTCGAGATGGACGGCGCCTGGGCCCTGTACGAGGCGTGGACCAAACTCCTCACCGGCGACGCCGACACCGCCCTGGTCTACGCGTACGGCAAGTCCTCGCCCGGCTCGGTCCGTGACGTCCTGACCCGCCAGCTCGACCCCTACTACGTGGCACCCCTGTGGCCCGACTCCGTGGCCCTCGCCGCCCTCCAGGCGCAGGCCCTCATCGACGCCGGCGACACCGACGAGCCCGCCCTCGCGGCCGTCGCCTCACGCAACCGGGCAGCGGCCACCGCCAACCCGCACGCACAACTGCGAGGACCCGTGCCGCAGGGCGACCACCTCGTACACCCCCTGCGCACCGGCGACTGCCCGCCCATCGGCGACGGGGCCGCCGCCGTGATCCTCGCAGCGGGGGACCGGGCCCGTGCACTGTGCGCACGCCCCGCCTGGATTCGCGGCATCGACCACCGCATCGAGGCACACGGCCTCGGCGTGCGCGACCTGACCGACTCGCCGTCCACCCGGCTGGCCGCCGAGCGGGCCGGAGCCTTCGAGCGGCCCGTCGACACCGCCGAGCTGCACGCGCCCTTCTCCGCGCAGGAGATCGTTCTGCGCAAGGCCCTCCGGCTGGGCGACGACGTGGACGTGAACCCCTCCGGTGGGGCCCTCGCCGCCAACCCGATCATGGCCGCCGGGCTCATCCGCATCGGAGAGGCCGCCGCCCGCGTCCACCGCGGCCAGTCCGACCGTGCCCTCGCCCACGCCACGTCCGGCCCCTGCCTCCAGCAGAACCTGGTCGCCGTACTCGAAGGGGAAGCCCGATGA
- a CDS encoding acyl-CoA synthetase has protein sequence MTTPGHGSTVDAVLRRSARRTPARVAVEYAERTWTYDELDTAVSRAASVLLGQGLSPGDRVGAYGHNSDAYLIAFLACARAGLVHVPVNQNLTGDDLAYIVGQSGSSLILTDPGLAARLPYGVRTLPLRDADGSLLARLPEAPAYDGPEPRTDDLAQLLYTSGTTALPKGAMMTHRALVHEYLSAITALDLSAGDRPAHALPLYHSAQMHVFLLPYLTVGATNIIVDAPDGDRLFDLIEEGRADSLFAPPTVWIALADRPDFATRDLSGLRKAYYGASIMPVPVLERLRERLPGLAFYNCFGQSEIGPLATVLAPDEHKGRMDSCGRPVLFVDARVVDEDGEDVPDGTPGEIVYRSPQLCEGYWDKPEETAEAFRDGWFRSGDLAVRDAHGYFTIVDRVKDVINSGGVVIASRQVEDALYTHPQVAEAAVVGLPDERWIEAVTAVVVPRGEVSEAELIDHVRERLTPFKAPKRVVFVDELPRNASGKILKRDLRNDLGKG, from the coding sequence ATGACGACGCCCGGACACGGCAGCACGGTCGACGCAGTCCTGCGGCGCAGCGCCCGGCGCACACCGGCGCGCGTAGCGGTGGAGTACGCCGAGCGGACCTGGACGTACGACGAACTCGACACCGCGGTCTCCCGCGCGGCTAGCGTCCTCCTCGGCCAAGGGCTGTCTCCCGGGGACCGGGTCGGCGCCTACGGCCACAACTCCGACGCCTACCTGATCGCCTTCCTGGCCTGCGCCCGCGCGGGCCTGGTGCACGTACCCGTCAACCAGAACCTGACCGGCGACGACCTTGCCTACATCGTCGGCCAGTCCGGCAGCTCCCTCATCCTCACCGACCCCGGCCTCGCGGCGCGACTGCCGTACGGTGTACGGACGTTGCCCCTGCGCGACGCCGACGGCTCGCTGCTGGCACGGCTGCCCGAGGCACCCGCGTACGACGGTCCCGAGCCGCGCACCGACGACCTCGCGCAACTGCTGTACACGTCCGGGACGACCGCCCTGCCCAAGGGCGCGATGATGACGCACCGGGCCCTGGTGCACGAGTACCTGAGCGCGATCACCGCCCTCGACCTCAGTGCGGGCGACCGCCCCGCGCACGCCCTGCCGCTGTACCACTCGGCGCAGATGCACGTCTTCCTGCTGCCCTACCTCACCGTCGGCGCGACGAACATCATCGTCGACGCACCCGACGGCGACCGGCTCTTCGACCTCATCGAAGAGGGCCGCGCGGACAGCCTGTTCGCGCCGCCCACCGTCTGGATCGCCCTGGCCGACCGCCCCGACTTCGCCACCCGCGACCTGAGCGGTCTGCGCAAGGCCTACTACGGCGCCTCGATCATGCCGGTCCCCGTACTCGAACGGCTGCGGGAGCGCCTCCCGGGCCTGGCCTTCTACAACTGCTTCGGCCAGAGCGAGATCGGCCCCCTGGCCACGGTCCTCGCGCCCGACGAACACAAGGGCCGCATGGACTCCTGCGGCCGGCCCGTCCTGTTCGTCGACGCGCGCGTGGTCGACGAGGACGGCGAGGACGTACCCGACGGCACCCCCGGCGAGATCGTCTACCGCTCCCCGCAACTGTGCGAGGGCTACTGGGACAAGCCCGAGGAGACCGCCGAGGCCTTCCGCGACGGCTGGTTCCGCTCCGGCGACCTCGCGGTACGCGACGCGCACGGCTACTTCACGATCGTCGACCGCGTGAAGGACGTCATCAACTCCGGTGGCGTCGTGATCGCCTCACGCCAGGTCGAGGACGCGCTGTACACCCACCCCCAGGTCGCCGAGGCCGCGGTCGTGGGCCTGCCGGACGAACGCTGGATCGAGGCGGTGACGGCCGTCGTCGTCCCGCGCGGCGAGGTCTCGGAGGCGGAACTGATCGACCACGTCCGCGAGAGGCTCACCCCCTTCAAGGCGCCGAAGCGGGTGGTCTTCGTGGACGAACTCCCGCGCAACGCCAGCGGAAAGATCCTCAAGCGGGACCTGAGGAACGACCTCGGGAAAGGGTAG
- a CDS encoding alpha/beta fold hydrolase yields MDTPPRTVRANGITQAYRVWGPRDAEPLVLLHARGADGADWAEIAPALAAGPRRVYAPDLRGHGRTDWPGGYAYETMRDDLHALLGALGIARADIVGHSLGGAVACLLAQHSPGLVRRLVLEDVPAPFPLDPPRPPAERPGGYLPYDWAMILATDRQRNAPNPVWWDHMGRITMPTLLIGGGPASPIPQEQIAALAELLPDARHITVDAGHLVHETRPKEFLAAVEDFLSPADRTPP; encoded by the coding sequence ATGGACACACCACCGCGCACCGTACGGGCGAACGGCATCACCCAGGCCTACCGTGTCTGGGGGCCCCGGGACGCAGAGCCCCTCGTGCTGCTGCACGCCCGCGGGGCCGACGGCGCCGACTGGGCGGAGATCGCCCCCGCCCTGGCCGCCGGACCCCGCCGCGTCTACGCCCCCGACCTGCGCGGGCACGGCCGTACCGACTGGCCCGGCGGATACGCGTACGAGACCATGCGCGACGACCTCCACGCCCTGCTCGGGGCGCTCGGCATCGCCCGCGCCGACATCGTGGGCCACTCGCTCGGCGGCGCCGTCGCCTGCCTTCTCGCGCAGCACAGCCCGGGGCTCGTACGGCGGCTCGTCCTGGAGGACGTGCCCGCGCCCTTCCCGCTGGACCCGCCGCGCCCGCCCGCCGAACGGCCCGGCGGTTATCTGCCGTATGACTGGGCGATGATCCTCGCCACCGACCGGCAGCGCAACGCCCCCAATCCCGTGTGGTGGGACCACATGGGGCGGATCACCATGCCCACGCTGCTGATCGGTGGCGGGCCGGCCAGCCCGATTCCGCAGGAGCAGATCGCCGCGCTCGCCGAACTGCTTCCCGACGCGCGGCACATCACCGTCGACGCGGGGCATCTCGTGCACGAGACGCGGCCGAAGGAGTTCCTCGCCGCCGTGGAGGACTTCCTCAGCCCCGCGGACCGTACGCCGCCATGA
- a CDS encoding alpha/beta fold hydrolase: protein MPIFSAPDGTRLACHLRGEGEPLVVLPGGPMRASAYLGNLGGLDAHRQLVLLDLRGTGESGLPADPGTYRCDRLVDDVEALRLHLGLERMDMLAHSAGGSLAMLYAARYPERVGRLALVTATPWALGWPATAGDRLTAARPRASEPWFAEAFPAFEAWLGGTGAFDPVFLPFFHGRWDDTARAHAGREEAETNDDAADLYGAEGAYDPDATRSALAQSQASVLVLAGGVDGGPSPALARRTADVFPKAECVVQPGAGHYPWLDDPEWFTRRVSAFFS, encoded by the coding sequence ATGCCGATCTTCAGTGCCCCGGACGGGACCCGACTCGCCTGTCACCTGCGCGGCGAGGGTGAGCCGCTCGTCGTGCTGCCCGGCGGGCCCATGCGGGCCTCCGCCTATCTGGGGAACCTGGGCGGTCTGGACGCCCATCGGCAGCTGGTGCTCCTCGACCTGCGCGGCACGGGGGAGTCCGGGCTGCCGGCGGATCCGGGGACGTACCGCTGTGACCGGCTCGTGGACGACGTCGAGGCGTTGCGGCTCCATCTGGGACTGGAGCGGATGGACATGCTCGCGCACTCGGCGGGCGGCAGTCTCGCCATGCTGTACGCGGCCCGGTACCCGGAGCGGGTGGGACGGCTGGCGCTGGTCACCGCCACCCCGTGGGCACTGGGGTGGCCGGCGACGGCGGGGGACCGGCTGACGGCGGCCCGGCCGCGGGCGTCGGAACCCTGGTTCGCGGAGGCGTTCCCGGCGTTCGAGGCCTGGCTGGGCGGTACGGGTGCCTTCGACCCGGTGTTCCTCCCGTTCTTCCACGGGCGCTGGGACGACACCGCCCGGGCCCACGCCGGCCGGGAGGAGGCCGAGACCAACGACGACGCGGCGGATCTCTACGGTGCCGAAGGCGCCTACGATCCGGACGCGACGCGGAGTGCGCTGGCCCAGTCGCAAGCCTCCGTGCTCGTTCTGGCCGGCGGAGTCGACGGTGGCCCGAGCCCGGCCCTCGCCCGCCGTACCGCCGACGTCTTCCCGAAGGCCGAGTGCGTGGTGCAGCCGGGCGCGGGGCACTACCCCTGGCTCGACGACCCGGAGTGGTTCACGCGGCGCGTGTCCGCGTTCTTCTCCTGA